One candidate division KSB1 bacterium DNA segment encodes these proteins:
- a CDS encoding pyruvate, phosphate dikinase, protein MAKYVYTFGNGKAEGRADLKSLLGGKGANLAEMNLLGIPVPPGFTITTEVCTYYYAHGQAHPPTLAAEVKAAIGEIEKSTGAKFGDVTNPLLVSVRSGARASMPGMMDTILNLGLNDKTVAGLIKRSGDARFAYDSYRRFVAMYGDVVLDLKPQTKEEEDPFEVILAAKKTERGVKLDTELTADDLKDLVAKFKAAIKQRKGVEFPEDPEQQLWGAIGAVFGSWMNERANVYRRLNRIPESWGTAVNVQAMVFGNLGDNCATGVAFTRDPASGERAFYGEFLINAQGEDVVAGTRTPQQVTVVSSRAWAASHAVAEADRADKFASLEEKMPAAYNELIAITDKLEHHYRDMMDIEFTIQDQKLWMLQCRVGKRTGLADVRIAVEMVKEGLITKEEAVDRVIPLSLNQLLRPIFDHRAMAGAKVIAKGLNAGPGAAAGRVVFHASDAEEWAQKGEKVILVRIETSPEDIRGMDAAQGILTARGGMTSHAALVARQMGKVCVAGCGELDINYSAGTMIVRGNTVKEGDWISLDGSTGIIYLGQIATKPSEVLQVLLDKTLKPADAPLFQLYDTLLGWADGIRRMRIRTNADQPDQCRNAVAFGAEGIGLTRTEHMFFEGDRIDIVREMILADNLEARKRALAKLLPIQRGDFEGIFREMNGRPVTIRLLDPPLHEFLPHGADAVGALAKKLGVSAQAVASKVETLAESNPMLGHRGCRLGIVYPEITEMQSRAIFEAAANVQKSGIEVHPEVMIPLVMTLPEYHAQAEVIHRVAAEVQQATGQQFAYLTGTMIELPRAALMADEIAREAEFFSFGTNDLTQTTMGLSRDDSGRFLPFYVNARIIPEDPFESIDTDGVGQLVRMATERGRGARAKLKVGICGEHGGDPNSIYFFDSVGLDYVSCSPFRVPVARLAAAQATLRAKQKS, encoded by the coding sequence ATGGCGAAGTACGTTTACACCTTTGGCAACGGGAAAGCTGAAGGTCGAGCGGATCTGAAATCGCTCCTCGGCGGCAAAGGCGCAAACCTTGCCGAAATGAATCTGCTCGGCATCCCGGTACCCCCGGGCTTCACAATCACGACCGAAGTTTGCACTTACTATTACGCGCACGGACAGGCCCATCCGCCCACGCTTGCGGCGGAAGTCAAGGCGGCGATCGGCGAAATCGAGAAGTCCACCGGCGCGAAATTCGGCGACGTCACGAATCCGCTGCTGGTGTCGGTGCGTTCCGGCGCTCGTGCGTCCATGCCGGGCATGATGGACACGATTCTGAATCTCGGTTTGAATGACAAGACGGTGGCCGGGTTGATCAAGCGCAGCGGCGACGCGCGCTTCGCCTATGACTCCTATCGACGCTTCGTGGCGATGTATGGCGACGTCGTACTCGATCTGAAGCCGCAGACGAAGGAAGAGGAGGATCCGTTCGAGGTGATCCTCGCGGCAAAGAAGACGGAACGCGGGGTCAAGCTCGACACCGAGTTGACGGCGGACGACCTGAAAGATCTCGTCGCCAAGTTCAAGGCCGCGATCAAGCAGCGCAAAGGCGTGGAGTTTCCCGAGGACCCGGAACAGCAACTGTGGGGCGCGATCGGTGCGGTGTTCGGCTCGTGGATGAACGAGCGCGCGAATGTCTATCGTCGCCTCAACCGGATTCCCGAGTCGTGGGGCACGGCCGTGAACGTGCAGGCCATGGTGTTCGGCAACCTCGGTGACAACTGCGCAACAGGCGTGGCCTTCACGCGGGATCCGGCCAGTGGCGAACGCGCGTTTTATGGCGAGTTTCTGATCAACGCTCAGGGCGAGGACGTCGTGGCCGGAACGCGCACACCGCAGCAGGTCACGGTCGTAAGTTCCAGAGCCTGGGCTGCGTCGCATGCCGTCGCGGAAGCCGATCGCGCCGACAAGTTCGCTTCGCTGGAAGAGAAGATGCCTGCCGCGTACAACGAGCTGATCGCGATTACCGATAAACTCGAGCATCACTATCGTGATATGATGGACATCGAGTTCACGATTCAGGATCAAAAGCTCTGGATGCTGCAATGCCGCGTCGGCAAGCGCACCGGTCTGGCGGATGTGCGCATCGCCGTGGAGATGGTCAAAGAGGGCCTGATCACAAAAGAAGAAGCGGTGGATCGCGTGATTCCGCTCTCGTTGAATCAGCTCTTACGGCCGATCTTTGATCACCGGGCTATGGCGGGCGCGAAGGTGATTGCCAAGGGCTTGAATGCCGGTCCGGGCGCCGCCGCCGGTCGCGTGGTATTTCATGCTTCGGACGCGGAGGAATGGGCACAGAAGGGCGAGAAGGTGATTCTCGTTCGCATCGAGACATCGCCCGAAGACATTCGCGGGATGGATGCGGCGCAGGGTATTCTCACCGCGCGCGGCGGCATGACTTCGCATGCGGCGCTCGTGGCACGTCAAATGGGGAAGGTCTGCGTTGCCGGCTGCGGCGAATTGGACATCAACTACTCCGCCGGGACGATGATCGTGCGCGGCAATACCGTGAAAGAAGGGGATTGGATCTCGCTCGACGGTTCGACGGGAATCATTTATCTCGGCCAAATCGCAACCAAGCCGTCGGAAGTGTTGCAGGTTTTGCTCGACAAGACCTTAAAGCCGGCCGACGCGCCGTTGTTCCAGCTTTACGACACGCTGTTAGGCTGGGCGGACGGCATTCGCCGCATGCGGATTCGCACGAACGCCGATCAGCCGGACCAGTGCCGCAACGCGGTGGCATTTGGCGCAGAAGGGATTGGCCTGACGCGCACCGAGCACATGTTCTTCGAGGGCGACCGCATCGACATCGTCCGGGAGATGATTCTGGCCGACAACTTGGAAGCCCGCAAGCGAGCCCTGGCGAAGCTGCTGCCGATCCAGCGCGGCGATTTCGAGGGCATTTTTCGCGAGATGAACGGACGGCCGGTCACGATTCGCCTGCTGGACCCGCCGCTCCACGAGTTCCTGCCGCATGGCGCTGATGCCGTCGGCGCATTGGCCAAGAAGCTTGGTGTGTCCGCGCAGGCGGTGGCCTCCAAAGTGGAAACGCTTGCCGAGTCGAATCCGATGCTTGGACATCGCGGCTGCCGGCTTGGGATTGTCTATCCGGAGATCACGGAGATGCAGTCGCGCGCGATTTTTGAAGCCGCGGCCAACGTTCAGAAGTCCGGGATTGAGGTGCATCCGGAGGTCATGATTCCGCTGGTGATGACGCTGCCCGAATATCATGCTCAGGCGGAGGTGATTCATCGCGTCGCCGCCGAAGTGCAGCAGGCCACGGGCCAGCAGTTTGCCTACCTGACGGGCACGATGATCGAGTTGCCGCGCGCCGCCTTGATGGCCGACGAGATTGCCCGTGAAGCCGAGTTCTTCAGTTTCGGCACGAATGACCTCACGCAGACGACGATGGGGCTTTCGCGCGACGATTCCGGTCGTTTCCTGCCATTCTATGTGAATGCGCGGATCATACCTGAAGATCCGTTTGAGTCGATCGATACGGACGGCGTCGGCCAGTTGGTGCGTATGGCGACGGAGCGTGGCCGAGGTGCGCGCGCGAAGCTCAAGGTGGGCATCTGCGGCGAGCACGGCGGTGATCCCAATTCGATCTACTTCTTTGATTCAGTCGGCCTCGACTACGTTTCCTGCAGCCCCTTCCGCGTGCCGGTCGCCCGGTTGGCGGCGGCACAGGCGACGTTGCGAGCCAAGCAGAAATCCTGA
- a CDS encoding T9SS type A sorting domain-containing protein, translating into MANIIILLILLGSTGFAAPRAELLWGIPGASPVSPTRCRPRTLDDDSLHNYDALSLTADLRFSVVAHSVSGVATIRLTGAADLPRVNLRLSSTYDIDSVTVVGLQHVASYAQQGTDSLQIDLTPPLAAGDTIGIAIAYHGTPPQIDTWGGFRFAPESGWRPEIGFSMGDGLSLDPPPSNYNWLPSYADPADKLSWECFLTPDFGTVATTNGSLVDTLRMPDNLLRWHYVQPEPISTYLIFVAISDYELMVQRQSDPQILNYVYPSRVTQAQTHFSNVPAVLDGYSALFGPYPFARFGYNMTRIGDMEHATCVSHLDQAVVANHAYDWLLFHEMSHMWWGDWVTLGDWRDLWLNEGFATYCEALGMEIMGGHTAYQDYIVGGIYPDARSATDSYSIYDPDYYWGATVYQKGAAVMHMLRELLGDSAFFGALREFGQEHAYGNAVTADWQAKLEQHYGESLDWFFDEWVYGTRYPRYRLTYGLFDTGFELEQIQTSPTYFRMPLEIRWYDGDRTDSVTRVYWTEPVADQFIEIGEPLPDFFPWDAAVDPNHKILKTAQVIIEGDDAEEQPALLPLQFAITSVTPNPFNAAATLRFVLPTPTRVDLHVYNIQGALVEPHDAGTLSAGPQHMTWSGAGHASGLYIFQLSTPAQSLTAKAVLLK; encoded by the coding sequence ATGGCCAACATCATAATTTTACTAATATTACTTGGTTCGACCGGTTTTGCGGCGCCACGCGCGGAGCTGCTCTGGGGTATCCCTGGGGCCTCGCCGGTGTCACCGACACGTTGCCGGCCACGCACTCTGGACGACGATTCGCTGCATAATTACGATGCGCTGAGCTTGACCGCGGACCTCCGGTTCAGCGTGGTTGCGCATTCGGTTTCCGGTGTGGCCACAATTCGTTTGACCGGTGCGGCCGACTTGCCGCGCGTGAATCTGCGCCTGTCGTCCACGTATGACATTGACTCCGTCACCGTGGTCGGACTTCAGCACGTCGCGAGTTATGCTCAGCAGGGCACCGATAGTCTTCAGATTGATTTGACGCCGCCCTTGGCCGCGGGAGACACGATCGGCATTGCGATCGCCTATCACGGCACTCCTCCGCAGATTGACACCTGGGGCGGATTTCGCTTTGCACCGGAATCGGGCTGGCGTCCGGAGATCGGATTCTCGATGGGTGACGGACTGAGCCTGGACCCACCTCCGTCCAATTACAATTGGCTGCCCTCTTATGCCGATCCGGCGGACAAGCTCTCGTGGGAGTGCTTTCTGACTCCGGATTTCGGGACGGTCGCGACCACGAACGGCAGCCTCGTTGACACGCTGCGGATGCCGGACAATTTGCTGCGCTGGCACTACGTTCAGCCCGAGCCGATCTCGACCTACTTGATCTTCGTCGCGATTTCGGACTATGAGTTGATGGTACAGCGCCAGTCGGATCCGCAGATCTTGAACTACGTTTATCCGTCGCGTGTGACGCAGGCTCAAACGCACTTTTCGAACGTGCCCGCCGTGTTAGACGGATACAGTGCGTTGTTCGGCCCCTATCCGTTTGCGCGCTTCGGCTACAACATGACGCGCATCGGCGACATGGAGCATGCGACGTGCGTCTCGCATCTCGATCAAGCCGTGGTCGCCAATCATGCCTACGACTGGCTGCTATTTCATGAGATGTCCCATATGTGGTGGGGGGACTGGGTGACGCTTGGGGACTGGCGTGACCTCTGGCTGAATGAGGGCTTCGCGACGTATTGCGAAGCGCTCGGCATGGAGATTATGGGTGGTCACACCGCCTATCAGGACTATATCGTCGGCGGCATCTATCCCGATGCGCGTTCGGCGACGGACAGCTATTCGATTTACGATCCGGACTATTACTGGGGCGCGACGGTGTATCAGAAGGGCGCGGCGGTGATGCACATGCTGCGCGAGCTGCTCGGCGACTCGGCCTTCTTTGGCGCGCTGCGCGAGTTCGGTCAGGAGCATGCCTATGGCAACGCCGTGACCGCCGACTGGCAGGCCAAGCTCGAACAACACTACGGCGAAAGCCTCGACTGGTTCTTCGACGAGTGGGTGTACGGGACAAGATATCCGCGGTACCGCCTCACGTACGGTCTATTCGACACGGGTTTTGAACTGGAGCAAATCCAGACCTCGCCGACGTACTTTCGTATGCCGCTGGAAATTCGGTGGTATGACGGCGACCGCACCGATTCAGTAACGAGAGTTTACTGGACGGAGCCTGTGGCGGACCAATTCATCGAGATTGGAGAGCCCTTGCCCGATTTCTTTCCATGGGATGCTGCAGTGGACCCGAATCACAAGATTCTGAAGACTGCGCAGGTCATCATCGAGGGCGACGATGCCGAGGAGCAGCCCGCGCTACTACCTCTGCAGTTCGCCATCACGTCCGTCACCCCCAACCCCTTCAACGCCGCTGCAACGCTCCGCTTCGTACTGCCGACTCCGACGCGCGTGGACCTGCACGTCTATAACATCCAGGGCGCGCTGGTCGAGCCGCATGACGCAGGCACACTGAGCGCGGGCCCGCAGCACATGACCTGGAGCGGTGCCGGCCATGCTTCCGGTCTCTACATCTTCCAACTATCGACACCTGCTCAGTCGCTTACGGCCAAAGCCGTACTGCTGAAATAA
- a CDS encoding cold shock domain-containing protein, with translation MDRGTVKWFSTKKGFGFIETESGEEIFVHFSSITGRGYRVLEAGDAVTFEKVPGPKGNQAFHVVVQKPN, from the coding sequence ATCGACCGGGGGACCGTGAAGTGGTTTTCGACGAAGAAGGGGTTTGGCTTTATCGAAACCGAGAGCGGGGAAGAGATTTTTGTACATTTTTCGTCGATCACGGGTCGCGGTTATCGCGTACTGGAGGCGGGCGATGCAGTGACGTTTGAGAAAGTCCCCGGTCCCAAGGGGAACCAGGCGTTTCACGTGGTGGTGCAAAAGCCCAACTGA
- a CDS encoding gamma carbonic anhydrase family protein: MRTTDTQRPVILAYRGVQPTIHESAWIAPGAVVIGDTVIGPECSVWFGAIIRGDVNSIRIGAKTNIQDGAVCHVTIARAKLEIEELVTVAHGVVVHGCTLKSGCMVGIGARVLDHAVIGSGSVIAAGAVVLEGTNVPPGELWAGVPATKRRDLTPDEVRGLLDTAERYAVYRLHYMGQAGRIPEHWLPRDP; the protein is encoded by the coding sequence ATGCGTACAACCGATACACAACGCCCGGTCATCCTGGCCTATCGCGGGGTGCAGCCGACGATACACGAATCCGCGTGGATTGCACCCGGCGCGGTCGTGATCGGCGACACGGTCATCGGGCCGGAGTGTTCAGTTTGGTTTGGTGCGATCATTCGCGGCGATGTCAATTCGATTCGCATCGGTGCCAAGACCAACATTCAGGACGGGGCGGTGTGTCACGTGACGATAGCCCGGGCGAAGCTCGAAATCGAGGAGCTGGTAACGGTGGCGCATGGGGTGGTCGTACATGGTTGCACGCTCAAGTCGGGGTGCATGGTGGGGATCGGCGCTCGCGTTTTGGACCACGCGGTGATCGGATCGGGTAGCGTGATTGCGGCGGGCGCGGTGGTCTTGGAAGGAACGAACGTCCCGCCGGGCGAGTTGTGGGCGGGGGTTCCTGCCACAAAGCGCCGCGACCTGACTCCGGACGAAGTTCGTGGCTTGCTTGACACCGCGGAGCGCTATGCGGTTTACCGGTTGCACTATATGGGGCAGGCTGGCCGGATCCCTGAGCATTGGCTGCCCCGCGATCCATAG
- a CDS encoding glycosyltransferase family 4 protein — protein MRIVITTTLNDNLFHAKLIPLLRGRPEVELVVVTDRPGPAYERVRWVWPRGVSRLFGRLGSRILLLVGQVWHPRTKLVMAYNVVPHGLFAMAVARWRGIPVYLHLIGGQGELDFVDDRLASDNRMVARSRNPARLQALARRTVLRAARVFVPGHNTERFVQGLGFPAARIVRLHSAIDPARYFPGDAPRDIDVLVSAQLRERKRPLFTLEVFRAILDRRPGTRFCWLGDGPLHDEFAAGLKRLDLEQSVTWSSGSEVADYYRRSKVCLLCSVSEGLSLACMEAMACGAVPVAADCGDMSDIVGASGAGSLLPVATFPAEYATAVIEYLESEELWKAHSRRAEQCIINEHSFTRATAGWREILSQPLA, from the coding sequence GTGCGGATCGTAATTACGACGACTCTGAACGACAATTTGTTTCATGCGAAGCTGATTCCCCTGTTGCGCGGGCGCCCGGAGGTCGAATTGGTGGTGGTGACGGACCGTCCCGGCCCCGCCTACGAGCGTGTGCGCTGGGTCTGGCCGCGCGGAGTTTCGCGCCTGTTTGGCCGACTGGGGAGTCGCATCCTGTTGCTGGTTGGTCAAGTCTGGCACCCCCGGACGAAGTTGGTGATGGCTTACAACGTGGTTCCGCACGGGTTGTTCGCGATGGCGGTCGCGCGGTGGCGGGGAATTCCGGTCTATCTGCATCTGATCGGCGGACAGGGCGAACTGGACTTCGTGGACGACCGGCTTGCCAGCGACAATCGGATGGTTGCGCGGTCCAGAAATCCGGCGCGACTGCAAGCGTTGGCGCGGCGCACCGTGCTGCGCGCGGCGCGAGTCTTTGTGCCGGGCCACAACACCGAACGATTTGTGCAGGGCCTCGGCTTCCCGGCTGCGCGCATTGTACGGTTGCACAGCGCGATCGATCCGGCGCGATACTTCCCCGGTGACGCCCCGCGCGACATCGATGTCCTCGTCTCCGCTCAGCTGCGCGAACGCAAGCGGCCGCTATTCACCTTGGAGGTTTTCCGGGCGATTCTTGACCGGCGTCCGGGAACTCGATTCTGTTGGCTGGGCGACGGTCCGCTGCACGATGAGTTTGCCGCCGGATTGAAACGACTCGATCTGGAGCAATCCGTGACCTGGTCTTCGGGATCTGAGGTCGCGGACTATTATCGCCGTTCGAAAGTATGCTTGCTCTGCTCGGTCAGCGAGGGATTGTCGCTGGCCTGTATGGAAGCGATGGCGTGCGGAGCGGTTCCGGTCGCTGCCGACTGCGGCGACATGTCCGACATCGTCGGCGCCTCGGGTGCGGGCAGCTTGCTGCCGGTGGCCACATTTCCCGCCGAGTATGCCACGGCGGTGATCGAGTACTTGGAGTCGGAGGAGCTCTGGAAAGCGCACTCGCGGCGCGCGGAGCAGTGCATCATCAATGAACACAGCTTCACGCGAGCCACGGCCGGCTGGCGCGAAATTCTTAGTCAGCCGTTAGCCTGA
- a CDS encoding AMP nucleosidase, with product MTTKEEIVRNWLPRYTGTPIEEFGQYILLVNFTNYVERFAAMNNCPIRGAGGAMQTATSKDGITIVNFGIGSANAATIMDLLAAVKPRACLFLGKCGGLKKKVAPGDFILPIGAIREGSASSHYFPLEVPALPSFNLQKSVAQEISRRGLEYFTGTVYSTNRRVWEHDQNFKSYLHRIRAIGIDMETSTIFIVGFANHIPKGALLLVTDVPMIPEGVKTEKSDQRITQNFLDLHIEIGAAALRDVKATGESVKHLRF from the coding sequence TTGACCACCAAGGAAGAAATCGTCCGCAATTGGCTGCCGCGGTACACCGGCACGCCGATCGAGGAATTCGGACAGTACATCCTGCTCGTAAACTTCACGAACTACGTGGAGCGCTTTGCGGCCATGAACAACTGCCCGATCCGCGGCGCCGGCGGCGCGATGCAAACCGCGACGAGTAAGGACGGAATCACGATCGTCAACTTCGGCATCGGTTCCGCCAATGCCGCGACGATCATGGATCTGCTCGCGGCGGTCAAGCCGCGGGCCTGTCTGTTCCTTGGCAAATGCGGCGGTCTGAAGAAGAAGGTTGCCCCCGGCGACTTCATTCTGCCAATCGGTGCCATTCGCGAAGGCTCCGCGTCGTCACACTATTTCCCGCTCGAAGTCCCCGCGCTGCCGTCGTTCAATCTGCAGAAGTCCGTGGCGCAGGAGATCAGCCGCCGCGGGCTGGAGTATTTTACCGGCACTGTCTATTCGACGAACCGGCGGGTCTGGGAGCACGACCAGAATTTCAAATCGTATCTGCACCGCATTCGCGCGATCGGCATCGACATGGAAACCTCGACCATCTTCATCGTTGGGTTCGCAAACCACATCCCCAAGGGCGCGCTGTTACTCGTCACCGACGTGCCGATGATCCCCGAGGGCGTCAAAACCGAAAAATCCGATCAACGAATCACGCAGAACTTCCTCGACCTGCATATCGAAATCGGCGCCGCGGCGCTGCGTGACGTCAAAGCCACCGGTGAAAGCGTTAAACACCTGAGATTCTAA
- a CDS encoding aminopeptidase P family protein yields the protein MNIKSRLSALRALMKKHGVQAYVIPSSDEHADEYVPGWWRRREWVSGFTGSAGELVVSLKSAALWTDGRYFLQAERQLHGSGITLMKLGQPGTPKLADWTAAQCGKHGKAGTDPAVCTMSTYARLRSGLDERGCKLISVSPNLIDQLWKDKPLDPASLLQVHPERYAGVSVATKFGQLRAAMKAASATAHVISALDSIAWLLNLRGTDVECNPFFISFLIVREKNATLYVDLRKVTPDARKAMSKLVEIRAYSDAPKGLKELATKHAAVLLDPAATNQSVANQLAKGCAIVEQDSPVVALKAAKNPAELRGMRDCHIRDGAAVARFFSWLDANLGKTKITEISAGEKLESCRAMDSRYRGPSFDTIAGYGPNGAIVHYRAEPATNLTLKRKGLFLLDSGGQYLDGTTDITRTVALSAPTVEQKAAFTCVFKGMLGLLLTKFPAGTNDRYLDIVARSQLWAGGFDYNHGTGHGVGCYLGVHEGPQRFNPFRDTSAVLVPGMIISNEPGYYKAGEYGIRTEFLMYITEDKALSNPERKMLKFEPLTMCPIDTRLIDKSLLTPFETKWLNRYHAAVKKALRPYLNAKERKWLERATKKI from the coding sequence ATGAACATCAAGTCCAGACTGTCCGCGCTTCGCGCCCTGATGAAGAAACACGGCGTGCAGGCCTATGTCATTCCCAGTTCAGACGAACACGCCGACGAATATGTCCCCGGCTGGTGGCGACGGCGCGAATGGGTGAGCGGCTTCACCGGCAGCGCCGGCGAACTGGTGGTCTCGCTCAAGAGTGCCGCGCTGTGGACGGACGGTCGCTATTTCCTGCAAGCCGAGCGGCAACTGCACGGCAGCGGCATTACGCTGATGAAGCTGGGCCAACCCGGCACGCCGAAACTCGCGGACTGGACCGCCGCGCAGTGCGGAAAACACGGCAAGGCCGGTACGGATCCCGCGGTCTGTACGATGTCCACGTACGCCCGACTCCGAAGCGGACTCGACGAGCGCGGCTGCAAGCTGATCAGCGTCTCCCCCAACCTCATCGATCAGCTGTGGAAGGACAAACCGCTTGATCCGGCCAGCCTGCTGCAGGTGCATCCGGAGCGCTATGCCGGCGTCTCCGTGGCCACCAAATTCGGCCAATTGCGAGCCGCGATGAAAGCGGCGAGCGCGACGGCGCACGTCATCAGCGCGCTTGACAGCATCGCGTGGCTCTTGAATTTGCGCGGAACCGACGTCGAGTGCAACCCGTTCTTCATCTCGTTCCTGATCGTCCGCGAAAAAAACGCGACATTGTACGTCGACCTGCGGAAGGTCACGCCGGACGCACGGAAAGCGATGTCGAAGCTCGTGGAAATCCGTGCGTACTCTGACGCGCCGAAGGGATTGAAAGAGCTGGCGACCAAGCACGCTGCCGTGCTGCTTGACCCCGCCGCGACCAACCAGAGTGTCGCGAACCAACTCGCCAAGGGTTGCGCAATTGTCGAACAGGACTCCCCAGTCGTGGCCCTGAAAGCCGCCAAGAACCCGGCCGAATTACGAGGCATGCGCGACTGCCACATCCGTGACGGCGCGGCCGTCGCCCGGTTCTTCTCTTGGCTCGACGCGAATCTCGGCAAGACCAAGATAACCGAAATCAGTGCGGGCGAGAAGCTCGAATCCTGCCGCGCCATGGATTCCCGTTACCGCGGCCCCAGCTTCGATACCATCGCCGGTTATGGCCCCAACGGCGCGATTGTCCACTACCGGGCGGAGCCGGCGACGAACCTCACCCTCAAACGCAAGGGCCTCTTTTTGCTCGACAGCGGCGGTCAGTATCTCGACGGCACCACGGATATCACGCGCACAGTTGCCCTTTCCGCGCCGACGGTGGAACAGAAGGCCGCCTTCACCTGCGTCTTCAAAGGTATGTTGGGACTTCTGCTCACCAAGTTCCCGGCCGGAACCAATGACCGGTATTTGGACATTGTCGCGCGGTCGCAACTTTGGGCCGGCGGCTTCGACTACAACCACGGAACCGGTCACGGCGTGGGCTGCTATCTCGGTGTGCACGAAGGACCGCAGCGGTTCAACCCGTTCCGCGATACCTCGGCGGTGCTTGTCCCCGGCATGATCATCTCGAATGAACCGGGGTACTACAAGGCCGGGGAGTACGGAATTCGGACGGAATTCCTCATGTACATTACCGAGGACAAGGCGCTCTCAAACCCGGAGCGCAAGATGCTGAAATTCGAGCCGCTGACGATGTGCCCCATCGACACGCGCTTGATCGACAAGTCGCTGTTGACTCCGTTCGAGACCAAATGGCTCAATCGCTATCACGCCGCGGTCAAGAAGGCCCTGAGACCGTACCTGAATGCCAAAGAGCGGAAGTGGCTCGAACGCGCGACGAAAAAGATCTGA
- a CDS encoding methylmalonyl-CoA mutase — MTPLEKLLAARRGWEAACQSQGRLPGGKKFTTTSMMEVPPLCWSEDPSQAEEYMQKLGFPGQYPFTRGVHPSMYRGKPWTMRQFSGFASPEETNERYRYILEQGGDGLSVAFDLPTLMGRDPDDPWSMGEVGKCGVSVASLEDMETLFKDIPLGKITTSMTINAPAAIIWAMFIAAAENQGWKREQLGGTLQNDILKEYIAQKEFIYPPRPSVKLVVDTIEFATREMPRWNPVSISGYHIREAGSTAIQELAFTLADGFAYVEASIARGLEVDEFAPRLSHFFNSHLDFFEEVGKFRAARRIWARRMKEKYGAQQERSLLCRFHTQTAGCSLTAQQPEVNLIRTATEALAGILGGTQSLHTNSMDETLALPSEKAVTLAMRTQQVLRHEVLAGMPIDPLGGSYFVEWMTDKLEQGAEEYFARIDAMGGVVPAIEAGYFQREIAHAAFQYQQEIDRGERVIVGVNKYQVEGEQLEIPLLKIEGDLVQRGQTEKLMRIRARRDAAQVRECLYNIKQAAELDHNVMPHLIAAAHAYCTLGEMVDILKEVYSEYEEPVAF; from the coding sequence ATGACACCATTGGAAAAACTGCTCGCAGCCCGGCGGGGCTGGGAGGCCGCCTGCCAATCTCAGGGACGGCTTCCCGGGGGTAAGAAATTCACGACCACGTCGATGATGGAGGTGCCGCCGCTGTGCTGGTCGGAGGATCCGTCGCAGGCCGAGGAATACATGCAGAAGCTGGGGTTTCCGGGGCAGTATCCGTTTACCCGTGGCGTGCATCCCTCGATGTACCGCGGCAAGCCGTGGACGATGCGGCAGTTTTCCGGGTTTGCCAGTCCCGAGGAGACCAACGAGCGGTACCGGTATATTCTGGAGCAAGGCGGCGACGGTCTCTCGGTGGCGTTTGATCTGCCGACCCTGATGGGGCGTGATCCTGACGATCCGTGGTCGATGGGCGAGGTCGGGAAGTGCGGCGTTTCCGTGGCGTCGCTGGAGGATATGGAGACCTTGTTCAAAGATATTCCGCTGGGCAAGATTACCACCTCGATGACGATCAATGCGCCGGCCGCGATCATCTGGGCGATGTTCATTGCGGCGGCGGAGAATCAGGGCTGGAAGCGCGAGCAGTTGGGCGGGACACTTCAGAACGACATCTTGAAGGAGTATATCGCGCAGAAGGAGTTCATTTATCCGCCGCGTCCGTCGGTGAAACTGGTGGTGGACACGATTGAGTTTGCGACGCGGGAAATGCCGCGCTGGAATCCGGTTTCGATCAGCGGTTATCATATTCGCGAGGCGGGATCGACGGCGATTCAGGAATTGGCGTTTACGCTGGCCGACGGATTCGCCTATGTCGAGGCGTCCATCGCGCGCGGGTTGGAGGTGGACGAATTCGCGCCGCGGTTATCGCACTTTTTCAATTCGCATCTTGATTTCTTTGAAGAAGTCGGCAAGTTCCGCGCAGCGCGCCGGATCTGGGCCCGGCGGATGAAGGAGAAATACGGCGCGCAGCAGGAGCGGTCGCTGTTGTGCCGTTTCCACACGCAGACCGCGGGTTGCAGTCTGACCGCCCAGCAGCCGGAAGTCAACCTGATTCGCACGGCGACCGAAGCGTTGGCGGGAATTCTCGGCGGGACGCAGAGCCTGCATACGAACTCGATGGATGAGACGTTGGCCTTACCGAGCGAGAAGGCGGTGACGCTGGCGATGCGCACGCAGCAAGTGTTGCGGCATGAGGTGTTGGCGGGCATGCCGATCGATCCCTTGGGCGGCAGCTATTTTGTCGAGTGGATGACCGACAAGCTGGAACAGGGCGCGGAGGAGTACTTTGCTCGCATCGACGCCATGGGCGGCGTGGTCCCCGCGATTGAAGCAGGGTACTTTCAGCGCGAAATCGCTCATGCCGCGTTCCAGTACCAACAGGAGATCGACCGGGGCGAGCGGGTGATTGTGGGCGTCAACAAATATCAAGTCGAGGGTGAGCAGCTCGAAATACCGCTGCTCAAGATCGAAGGAGACTTGGTTCAGCGCGGCCAAACCGAGAAGCTCATGCGGATTCGCGCGCGGCGTGATGCGGCGCAGGTGCGTGAATGCCTGTACAATATCAAGCAAGCGGCGGAACTTGATCACAACGTCATGCCGCACTTGATCGCCGCCGCACATGCTTACTGCACGTTGGGCGAGATGGTGGACATCCTGAAGGAAGTTTATTCAGAGTACGAGGAGCCCGTCGCATTTTGA